The proteins below are encoded in one region of Kogia breviceps isolate mKogBre1 chromosome 8, mKogBre1 haplotype 1, whole genome shotgun sequence:
- the GLIPR2 gene encoding Golgi-associated plant pathogenesis-related protein 1 isoform X1 encodes MGKSASKQFNDEVLKAHNEYRKQHGVAALKLCKKLNREAQQYSEALASTRILKHSPESSRGQCGENLAWASYDQTGKEVADRWYSEIKNYNFQQPGFTSGTGLLLLWPLPLRSTGSGRAGSVVMAHGPSCSAACGIFPDRGTNPCPLHQQADSQPLRHQGSPNNTFI; translated from the exons ATGGGCAAATCAG CTTCCAAGCAGTTTAATGACGAGGTCCTGAAGGCCCACAATGAGTACCGGAAGCAGCATGGCGTCGCCGCGCTGAAGCTCTGCAAGAAGCTCAACCGGGAGGCTCAGCA GTATTCAGAGGCCCTGGCCAGCACAAGGATCCTCAAGCACAGCCCGGAGTCCAGTCGTGGCCAGTGCGGGGAGAACCTGGCGTGGGCATCCTATGATCAGACAG GAAAGGAGGTGGCTGATAGATGGTACAGTGAAATAAAGAACTACAACTTTCAGCAGCCTGGCTTCACTTCCGGGACAG gcctcttactgttgtggcctctcccgttgcggagcacaggctccggacgcgcaggctcagtggtcatggctcacgggcccagctgctcagcagcatgtgggatcttcccagaccggggcacgaacccatgtcccctgcatcagcaggcggactctcaaccactgcgccaccagggaagcccaaataataCTTTTATATGA